The DNA window AACAAACACTTTGTTCTTAATAGGATTGAAGAAATAATATTCTTTAATTTCTTAAGGATATCCCACAAAGATGCACTTTTAAGATTTGGGTTCGAACTTTGTAGacgtctgacgtttaacataagctttaCAACCCTAAAtcttcataaaagacatactaaGACGcttcccagtccacatctcatatgatGTCTTTTaaaccgatttagatggaacatgATTTAGTGTGAAGGCAActgtctcaagtgcatgtccccaaaaggaagttaAAAATCAACATGACTTATCATCGATCGAATCATGTCTAATATttgttcgatttcttctcttagAAACTCTATTCCATTGTGGAGTACCATGAggtgtaagttgtgagacaatctcACATTCCTTTTAAAGCTCAACAAACTTTAAGCTTAAGTATTCTCCTCTTCGATCTGATCGAAGTGCCTTAATATTTTTGCCTAATTggttttgtatttcatttttaaattccttgaacttttcaagggcttTAGATTTATGGTGCATAAGATAAATATACTTATATTTACTAAAGTCATAAGCGAAAGTAATGAAGTATTGAAAACCTCTCATGGATTGTGTATTCATTAGTCCACATACCTTATTATGTATTAAGCCCAACAAATCATTAGCtcgctcacttttattattaaaaggagctttagtcattttacccaacAAGCAAGACTCTCTTATATCAAATTCTTTGAAAACAAAAGAATTCAAGAATCTATCTTTATGAAGTTTAGATATGCGCTTCTCAGTTTTATAACCAAAATGATAATGCTAAAGATAAGTTGATTAGAGTGATTTATTCTTGATTTTTTAAGTATTTATGGTATAAATGGACATACCATCTCACGGATCCACATTTATTTTTGTAGAGAGGTGTCCACAGGTACAAATATAACAAGCAAAACACGTatctaataaaaaaaaaaaagaagaagaagaagacaaaagCTAATAAGTAACTTCATTCCAAAGCCAAACCCGTGGGAAATCTTAAATAttgcctctctctctctctctctctcaagtCTGAAGCAGTAAAATCGAAAGGATGGGTCAAGGGACACCAGGCGGTTTGAACCGGCAAGGTCTTCCCGGGGACCGTAAAGGCGACGGATCGAACAAGAAGGAAAAGAAGTTCGAGCCAGCCGCACCCCCTGCGAGGGTGGGTCGGAAGCAACGAAAACAAAAGGGTCCGGAAGCGGCTGCTCGACTTCCCACAGTAACCCCACTCAGCAAGTGCAAGCTACGGCTGTTAAAGCTGGAGCGGATCAAGGATTATTTACTAATGGAAGAAGAGTTCGTAGCCAATCAGGAAAGGCTTAAGCCCCAGGAAGAGAAAGCCGAGGAAGACCGATCTAAGGTCGATGATTTGAGAGGCTCCCCGATGAGTGTGGGCAATTTAGAGGAACTCATCGATGAGAATCACGCCATTGTTTCCTCTTCGGTTGGCCCTGAATACTATGTGGGCATTTTATCATTTGTTGATAAAGACCAACTTGAGCCTGGTTGTGCTATCTTGATGCACAATAAGGTAACTCAAATACAACTATGACCTGAATTTTTGAAAATGGAATTTAGAGTCCATGGTAGGTAAAATTTTCCAACATTCATGACATGGCATTTAAATTGTTTTCTTGTTGGTTGAAAACTGATCTGtgtgtgttcaattttttaatatacaATTTCTGAGTCAAATGCTTTGGCAATTGTTAGACAATGATTAGATTtagtggtttttttttcttttttgacgaTTATTGATTTATTGAATAGGAAAGAATTCATTTTCAAATTGTACCGGTAGAAAGTTGGGTTTTAATCATGATGATTCTTATATGGGATCAAATTTAGGTTTAAAAAATGATTAGAATCTTAGGAAAGAGCTCAATCCGGTGGTGTATTTGGCTTATCAACTTGGCTTGTTTGCATTCTTAGTTGGATGATATTATAGACTTTGAGAATACATTTCAGTTCTGTGGTTGCAATTTCTAGTTCACATCACCTTGTTTTTTAATGAGTTCATTCTGTTCTTGCTTTTGAGGCTTTTGCATCTATTCTTTCGTtaaatattttagcattttcaaagATATTATGGTTTGCCTCTAGCTGGTTCCCTGTTTTCGGAAAGAAAGTTTTATGCTCTCCTATTTTATGTGGCCTCTCAGGTTCTTTCTGTAGTTGGACTCCTGCAAGATGAAGTGGATCCAATGGTATCGGTAATGAAGGTTGAAAAGGCTCCATTGGAGTCTTATGCTGATATAGGAGGATTGGATGCTCAGATACAAGAGATTAAAGAGGCAGTTGAGCTGCCTCTTACGCATCCTGAATTATATGAGGATATTGGTATTAAGCCTCCAAAAGGAGTTATTTTGTATGGAGAGCCTGGGACTGGCAAGACCTTGCTGGCAAAGGTTTATATTCTTATCTTCACCTTCCAGTCTATCTTCTTTATATGGATATCGGTTgtaattgttgatgatttttatcTTTGTGCTTTCCTTTTCCCctgtaaaataaaaagaaaaagaaaaagggcatGTGAAAACTTCCAAAAATCAACATATGGAGCCATACATTTTGTTGTATGAGGACAACTGAACTTCGTAAAATGTCGATTATGTACAATTTTACTGGCAAGCATACACAGTGTCCTTGTAAATAATCCATATTGGGAGCTTCCTTCTTACTTCGCGAGAATTAACAACCGTTTCTTGGACTTCATCCTTCAGTatgtcctattattattatttttctggTTTCATGGTTAATTCATTATTTACGCATCAGTTAAATGAAAGATCTTTGTGTGGCTAGGTTCTTGAGTCTCAGGCTACGTTTATGGGTTTTTATTTCGCTTGCTACTTCTATGTGCATGATGGGATatactttatttcatttttcatcattttaagaTAACATTAATGTTAGAATTCCTTCTGTGGCTTCGTAGTAGGTAACGCTTTTTGAATTGAGTTACTATGAAAAAATGAAATTACATGTGCAAAAAATCTCTCTTAGTATTTATacaatagtttatatattctgcTTGTTTATCCCCTTTATTTATTTGGTAATGGCCACTTTTATGACATGCTTAGCTTTTACTGGTTGGTTCTGGTAATGGCCACTTTTATGACATGCTTAGCTTTTACTGGTTGGTTCTGGTAATGGCCACTTTTATGACATGCTTAGCTTTTACCGGTTGGTTCTGCTATCTCATATAGTTCTGAGTATGTCATGTCATTTATGCAGGCAGTGGCAAATTCTACATCAGCAACTTTCTTACGTGTTGTTGGCAGTGAATTAATTCAGAAGTACTTGGGAGATGGTCCCAAGTTAGTAAGGGAACTCTTTAGAGTGGCTGATGATCTCTCCCCTTCAATTGTCTTTATTGATGAAATAGATGCAGTTGGCACCAAGAGGTATTTTCATGAAATTTACGCCTTGATTTAAGTTCACATCGAATGTTTCTCATTAATATGCCCCTCAGGTATGATGCCCATTCTGGTGGTGAACGTGAAATTCAGAGGACCATGTTGGAGTTGCTGAACCAACTAGATGGATTTGATTCAAGAGGAGATGTCAAAGTGATTCTTGCAACAAATCGAATTGAAAGTCTTGATCCAGCTTTACTTCGCCCTGGTCGAATTGATAGGAAGATTGAATTTCCTCTCCCTGACATCAAAACCAGGAGGCGCATTTTCCAGGTAAATAGTTGCATATCATTGCAACCGTACGTTTGAATACATCTCTCTCATTATGTGGGTCAAGTCTGTAGAGCTTGATATATTTAAAACTGTGGATTGCAGATACATACCTCAAGGATGACATTGGCTGATGATGTCAACTTGGAAGAATTTGTTATGACCAAAGATGAGTTCTCTGGAGCTGATATAAAGGCAATATGTACTGAAGCTGGTCTACTTGCTTTAAGGGAGCGCCGCATGAAGGTCAGACATTTTACCTCTTAATAAAGGAACTCTCTACTTCTCATCTTTACATAGAAGGTGAACGTGTTTAAATTGCTGACTTTCAGTTTTATAGCTAGCAGAATTGGAGATGCTGTAGAAACAGATAAATATGCACCAgattctctctccttcagcttttTGTAGGATGCCTTAGAACTTGCTAATTTCTCATTGTTATTTATGAGAAAGGGAATAGGAAAAGAAGGGTTAAGTGGCATGTCATTCCATGTTATCTGGAATTACATAGCAGAATGATGTACCTGCCCGTAGTAGAAAATAGAACATTTTATCATATTATTCACAATTCAACAATAAACGTAAATGAATAATTTGCAAACTGTAGCACCTTGCAGACAGTATTTTAACTCCTATGTTTCTGCGCTCTGTGATCCCCATTTGATGGTATTTCATCAATAACTAGGTTATTAAATGTACTTGTATAATGCTATGCCCTTCTTAGCTGCATGGACTGTTAATGAGATTGTAATTCTTCTTAAGTTGTTGAAAGTCTTGAGCTGTcctttattatttgaaattaggCTTGTCAGTCGTACCTAAGATTCATGATGCTCCTAGAGGTTTTACTTAAATTTGCTAATGGCTTAAAGTGCTGATTCTGTAAATCCCCCATGTTTCAGGTGACACATGCAGATTTTCAAAAGGCCAAGGAGAAGGTGATGTTCAAGAAGAAAGAAGGGGTTCCGGAGGGTCTTTATATGTAGAAAAacttgttatatttatatatattccaGCGATATTCATGTTATGTATTTCTGAATCCAGTTTGCTCTAagcatttttttttgtcttaCGAACAATGTGGTATGGTATATACGTTTCTTGTATTTCCTAGCAAGCGCCTACACTTTTGCAGCAATATTATGAAGCAGTTTGGGAAAAGTTTATTGACGTTCCTGTGCACTTTATATAGGCCCATAATTAGATTGCACACGTGATTTTTTCAGATGATACCAACAACCTAAAAGCTACGAATAGGATATTGACTGGGAACACTAGTAGTAAATGACTGGAgcaataaaaatagtataaatgtcATGTGGACATGCCGCAGTGTTGAAGCAAATATTCAACACTCGCGTTCTAGGAATTGCAAAATTCTAATTTTCTAGCGTAGAAGTTCCAAATTGCTGACTGGAATCCGCCAACTGATCTTCGGATTCGCAATAAACTAGCTTTGCTTTCTCCATTTTTCTATGCTTCTCTCTGGATAAAAACTTAATGCTAAAATGTTTATATGAAACTTCCTAAAAATAGTTACAAACGTAAGATGTAACTCGAGTTAACTTACCTCACATCTAATAGCTCAATGTAATGATTTGGCATCTTTTGACCAAAATTGTTGGATTCTTTAAAGACAAATCTTTGAGGATTTTTAGCAGCACACTCtaatgaaatgaaaacaaaaacagCATCAAATCATGTAAAGATATTTTGAAGACTATCAATGTGATCGAGTTTTCTTATTTGAAGAGATTTGATTTGCAAAATATATTACACTGACAAGACCTCTGCTGATTCATTCCATATTGAAGATTTTGTCGAGTTAAATTTAAAGAGTTAAATATTCATACTGTTTGTACTTTTCCAAGCCATTACATGATAATTTAAGAGAAGGCTTGTTATAGTtttatgtatgaaattaaaaGAGGGCTTATCTTGTTCGTGTAAGGAActtattttagtgcaaaattGTTGTAAGTAAGATTTTGTTGTTGTTCAGTTTGCAATTAAGCTTTCAAGGGGAAAGTCTTAATGGGAGATTGATCTAGATTCTATATATGAGTGAGGTTGTAACTTGGTGAGTTATTTGAACTTAAATAATATCTTGTTCTAGGAGATTTATAGTGAATTACTCACTAAACAAGACTCGCAAACATAGGACATTTCCGAATTGCGTAACCAAATTTTTGTATCCATCTCTTATTTTTATACTGTTAGTTAGTAAGTCTAGTTACAAATTGAACATGAATTTGGAAGGCAAAATTAACGAATTCTCAATTGGTACTAGAGTTAGACACTTGACGCACTAAGTGAACACTCTATTGTTGATTTACTATAACGATGAAAGGTAAATCAATTTCAAAACCCTCGATGTTGGATGACACGAATTATGCCTACTAGAAGGTAAGGATGAAAACATCTATCAAGTCAATGGATAAGAAAGTCCAacatttgattttgattggttgaGAACCTCCAACAATATATGTTGGTGGTGTGAAGAAATCAAAACCAAAAGTTATATGGATAGACTGGCAAGTGCGAATTTCAAAACTTGAATGCAATTTTTAATAGAGTTTATTCTCAAGAGTTTAGACATATTTCAAAGTGCATTACTTCTAAAATAGTTTGTTCTATCCTTGAGACTACATATGACTAGTCATGGGTACGGGTGAACTCCCGTTTGACCAATGGGCCTACTagaattcaaaacataacattttaaaagCTAGAGATATTGCGTAATTAATATGATTCTCCTGTTCACTTCCAGTCTCCATCCATGCTTGATGGCTGGGAATGCCATTGAAGTTaatagtgaaattttattatCTGCCCTCAGCTCCACTTGACGGGGAACCCCAATGTGGCATAGAGATGCGATGCTAAGCACAAATTTAGATTCCAATGTGGACCCAGTTTTCAAGCTTGTATTGCCATTTGCCACACAACTGTTGTACCAAAGATAAAATACCATGAACAGCAAAGTTTGCCAATAGGAGTGAGGCAATCTCAACCTTATCCACATTCCAACCACAAGCTTTTATCCAATTCATCATCTCCTCTTGCCACATGAGCACTCCTTATCAGATCTCCTCCATCACAAACAAATCTATTATACTACAAGACTACTTTGAGAAAGCTAATTGAGCTCCATTTCCCTAGTAAACAGAGTTCTTTTTTTCACAGCAATGGCAGCCATGAACTCCAGTGTTTTGGCATGCAACTATGCTATCTCAGGCACTGGATCATCTGAGCTTAATGCCAAGCTTGCTTCAGCACCATCAGTTGCTTCCCCAGTTATGTGCGGTGGTCACAAGTTGCCTGTGATCAGAGCCCAGCAGGCTAAATTTTCTGATTCCAAAGGATCAGGTGCCAGTGAAGGAAGAAGAGCTGCTATGCTCTACTTGGCAGCTGGCCTTTTCACCACAGCTGTTGCTTCTTCTGCAAATGCTGGGGTCATTGACGAGTACCTTGAAAAGAGCAAAGCTAACAAGGTGTGTTTCGCTATGAAATCTGAAAAAATATCGACCATCATGCCGCAAAGAAATTTTTGTATTTGCAGAACAACGTAAAAGATTAACCTGCTTTTGCTGCAGGAATTGAATGACAAGAAGAGGTTGGCAACAAGTGGAGCAAACTTTTCCAGAGCATACACTGTTCAATTTGGCACTTGCAAGTTCCCTGAGAACTTCACTGGCTGCCAGGATCTTGCAAAGCAAAAGGTTCAAAACCTAACATCTGCCTTTTTTTTGTCTTAGTTTCAAAGGTTCTGAAGACGATTTCATAATGATATTCTTTTTCGGTTTGTTGAATGCAGAAAGTACCATTCATCTCTGATGATTTGGCCTTGGAATGTGAAGGGAAGGACAAATACAAGTGTGGTTCCAACGTTTTCTGGAAATGGTGATGCGATCCAAATGTATTTTTTCACTTAAACTATCCACTCTACCTCAACATGTATCTAATTTTCCCATTTTAGGAGACTTTCCTATCCATTTGTTTTGTTAGCTTTCCCTATGGTTCTGTTATATTTCTCTTATAAATGGTTGATGGGATTGTTAAACTCCACGGCAATGTTAAAAAGTTAAATCACATATTATATGCTCTATTGGAGTGTTTGACTATCATTGAACCTCAGAAACCATTCAACCGATCTAAACAGCAGCACTGCTGACTCAGCAAAATAC is part of the Gossypium hirsutum isolate 1008001.06 chromosome D11, Gossypium_hirsutum_v2.1, whole genome shotgun sequence genome and encodes:
- the LOC107913585 gene encoding photosystem I reaction center subunit N, chloroplastic → MAAMNSSVLACNYAISGTGSSELNAKLASAPSVASPVMCGGHKLPVIRAQQAKFSDSKGSGASEGRRAAMLYLAAGLFTTAVASSANAGVIDEYLEKSKANKELNDKKRLATSGANFSRAYTVQFGTCKFPENFTGCQDLAKQKKVPFISDDLALECEGKDKYKCGSNVFWKW
- the LOC107913586 gene encoding 26S proteasome regulatory subunit 4 homolog B, giving the protein MGQGTPGGLNRQGLPGDRKGDGSNKKEKKFEPAAPPARVGRKQRKQKGPEAAARLPTVTPLSKCKLRLLKLERIKDYLLMEEEFVANQERLKPQEEKAEEDRSKVDDLRGSPMSVGNLEELIDENHAIVSSSVGPEYYVGILSFVDKDQLEPGCAILMHNKVLSVVGLLQDEVDPMVSVMKVEKAPLESYADIGGLDAQIQEIKEAVELPLTHPELYEDIGIKPPKGVILYGEPGTGKTLLAKAVANSTSATFLRVVGSELIQKYLGDGPKLVRELFRVADDLSPSIVFIDEIDAVGTKRYDAHSGGEREIQRTMLELLNQLDGFDSRGDVKVILATNRIESLDPALLRPGRIDRKIEFPLPDIKTRRRIFQIHTSRMTLADDVNLEEFVMTKDEFSGADIKAICTEAGLLALRERRMKVTHADFQKAKEKVMFKKKEGVPEGLYM